From a single Oceanobacillus kimchii X50 genomic region:
- a CDS encoding DEAD/DEAH box helicase — protein MVKQGLYEQIINKRLKQEILALDEADFDVEIGDLDVEEARKFLASYISRVTRKALNFIRDQESEGKEALLKQIHACNQIIALLRKEIDDQSFDLLQIDEAGEVLQSVFAKLNSVRSIQKEKTIRPVTSIAESSLFTGSSNEPNMLNELKKEILSCDSIDFLVSFVKWSGIRCIIDELRTFTENGGKLRIITTSYMEATDYKAVIELGQLSNTEIKISYDIARTRLHAKAYMFNRDTGFTTAYIGSSNLSNPALTSGLEWNLKVTEKDSFDIIRKFEATFESYWNDAEFKLFDKNNEVDHQILKEALKKKVVIEENDIHFNFDIQPYFYQKEMLENLQAEREVFGRNKNLLVAATGVGKTVISAFDYRKFTEKHDRKARLLFVAHREEILKQSRDTFRAILKDFNFGDMLVGGQNPTTLDHLFVSIHSFNSKKIYEHVSNDFYDFIIVDEFHHAAAQSYQKLLSYFDPKILLGLTATPERMDGQDITKYFDGKIASEMRLTEAINRKLLSPFQYFCVSDTVDLSTLKWSRKGYDISELEHVYTNNTRRSQQIIRSLNQYVTDVSEVKGLGFCVGVEHAEYMATYFNKQGIPSVALHGSSDKTVRKLAQDQLKKGDIRFIFVADLYNEGVDIPEVNTILFLRPTESLTVFLQQLGRGLRLAEGKECLTVLDFIGQAHLNYSFEDKFRSLIGRTKQSIKHYVEEGFSNLPKGSFIQLEKQVKEYVLRNIKSTANTKTNLINKMKYFEQDTGLSLTLGNFLEHYHLSLYDFYGKSGNRSFQRMMVEAGNADDFYCVNEEKIIKRLPKIFYLNSSNLLTFLIRFVDERGELVVGDKNEKLMLNMFYYTFFQRDPAKEGFTSLYEALQSVLEEESIRKEILEILKFIYRSIKNVEKANDFNFTTPLTVHSTYSKDQIMAAFGYYNEEKSPAFREGAKYFKEENIDVFFITLNKSEKDFSPSTLYEDYAINERLFHWQSQSMLTLQSPTAQRYIHHREKKSQIALFVRQYKKEQGYTAPFTFLGTCDYVSHSGEKPISFIWKLREEMPPGLIAKANKTVV, from the coding sequence TTGGTAAAGCAGGGACTCTATGAACAGATAATCAATAAGAGATTGAAACAAGAGATTTTAGCACTTGATGAAGCAGATTTTGATGTGGAGATAGGAGATTTAGATGTAGAGGAAGCTCGTAAATTTCTAGCTTCCTATATTTCACGTGTAACGAGAAAAGCATTGAATTTTATACGTGACCAGGAATCAGAAGGTAAGGAAGCACTCTTAAAGCAAATTCATGCTTGTAATCAAATTATTGCACTATTAAGAAAAGAAATAGACGATCAATCATTCGACTTGTTACAAATTGATGAGGCGGGTGAAGTATTACAGTCTGTTTTTGCAAAACTGAACTCTGTAAGAAGCATTCAAAAAGAAAAAACAATACGCCCAGTAACTTCCATTGCGGAGAGTTCTTTGTTTACAGGTTCAAGTAATGAGCCAAATATGTTGAATGAGCTCAAAAAAGAAATTCTTTCATGTGATTCTATAGATTTTCTTGTTTCCTTTGTGAAGTGGAGTGGTATTCGTTGCATTATTGATGAGTTAAGAACGTTTACAGAAAACGGAGGGAAGCTTCGAATTATCACCACATCTTATATGGAAGCAACAGATTATAAAGCTGTTATAGAACTTGGTCAGCTTTCCAATACAGAAATTAAAATTTCCTACGACATTGCTCGTACACGGCTTCATGCAAAAGCGTATATGTTTAATAGAGACACTGGTTTTACAACAGCATATATAGGTTCTTCAAATCTATCTAATCCTGCGTTGACTTCTGGATTGGAGTGGAATTTGAAAGTAACGGAAAAGGATTCATTTGATATTATACGGAAATTTGAAGCAACATTTGAAAGTTATTGGAATGATGCTGAGTTTAAGTTATTTGATAAAAACAATGAAGTGGATCACCAAATACTTAAGGAAGCATTAAAGAAAAAGGTCGTAATAGAAGAAAATGATATACATTTTAATTTCGATATCCAGCCTTATTTTTATCAGAAGGAAATGCTAGAAAATTTACAAGCAGAAAGAGAAGTATTTGGTAGAAATAAAAATTTACTTGTGGCAGCAACAGGTGTGGGTAAGACGGTTATATCAGCGTTTGACTATAGAAAATTTACAGAAAAACATGATAGGAAAGCTAGATTGCTTTTTGTAGCTCATCGTGAAGAAATATTGAAACAGAGTAGGGATACGTTCCGTGCTATTTTAAAAGATTTCAATTTTGGAGATATGTTAGTGGGTGGTCAAAATCCAACTACCTTAGACCATTTGTTTGTCAGTATTCATAGCTTTAATAGTAAAAAGATTTATGAACATGTATCTAATGATTTTTATGATTTTATAATCGTTGATGAATTTCATCATGCAGCTGCTCAATCCTATCAAAAACTATTAAGTTATTTCGACCCAAAGATTCTTCTAGGATTAACTGCAACTCCAGAAAGAATGGATGGACAAGATATTACGAAGTACTTTGATGGAAAAATTGCTTCAGAAATGCGACTTACAGAAGCGATTAATCGAAAATTGCTTAGTCCCTTTCAATATTTCTGTGTAAGTGATACCGTTGATTTATCTACACTGAAGTGGAGTAGAAAAGGCTATGACATCAGTGAATTAGAGCATGTATATACGAATAACACGAGACGTAGTCAGCAAATTATAAGAAGCTTGAATCAGTATGTAACAGATGTTAGTGAAGTGAAAGGTCTAGGCTTCTGTGTTGGTGTGGAACATGCTGAATATATGGCTACTTACTTTAATAAGCAAGGAATCCCCTCTGTTGCATTGCATGGGTCTTCTGATAAAACAGTTCGAAAATTAGCTCAAGATCAATTAAAAAAAGGTGATATCCGATTTATTTTTGTAGCCGATTTATACAACGAAGGAGTAGATATTCCGGAGGTAAATACTATTCTTTTCTTACGCCCAACTGAAAGCTTAACGGTATTTCTACAGCAATTAGGTCGTGGTTTAAGACTAGCGGAAGGTAAAGAGTGCTTAACTGTATTAGATTTTATTGGCCAAGCACATCTGAATTATAGTTTTGAAGATAAATTTCGATCGCTTATTGGTAGAACTAAACAATCTATTAAACATTACGTAGAAGAAGGTTTCTCTAATTTGCCAAAGGGGAGCTTTATCCAACTAGAGAAACAAGTGAAAGAATATGTATTAAGGAACATAAAATCTACGGCTAATACGAAGACAAACTTAATTAATAAAATGAAGTATTTTGAACAGGATACAGGTCTATCATTAACTTTGGGGAATTTTCTAGAACATTACCATCTATCGCTATATGACTTTTATGGGAAGAGTGGTAACCGCTCTTTTCAGCGTATGATGGTAGAAGCAGGAAATGCAGATGATTTTTATTGTGTGAATGAAGAAAAGATTATTAAACGTCTTCCAAAAATTTTCTATTTAAATTCAAGTAACCTCCTTACATTTTTAATTCGTTTTGTAGATGAACGAGGTGAGCTCGTTGTTGGTGATAAAAATGAAAAGTTAATGTTGAATATGTTTTACTATACATTTTTTCAAAGAGATCCAGCTAAAGAAGGATTCACATCTCTCTATGAGGCACTTCAATCTGTATTAGAAGAAGAATCGATACGAAAGGAGATATTAGAAATACTCAAATTTATCTATCGTTCGATAAAAAATGTAGAGAAAGCAAATGACTTTAATTTTACAACACCTTTAACAGTCCATTCTACTTATTCTAAAGATCAAATAATGGCTGCATTTGGCTATTACAACGAGGAGAAAAGCCCAGCATTCCGTGAAGGAGCGAAATATTTTAAAGAAGAAAATATAGACGTGTTTTTCATTACGCTGAATAAATCAGAAAAAGACTTTTCACCTTCAACCTTATATGAGGATTATGCAATTAATGAGAGACTATTCCATTGGCAATCGCAAAGTATGTTGACGCTTCAAAGCCCGACCGCACAAAGATATATTCACCATCGGGAAAAAAAGAGTCAAATAGCTTTATTTGTTAGGCAATATAAAAAGGAACAGGGCTATACAGCACCATTTACATTCTTAGGTACCTGCGATTACGTGAGTCACTCTGGGGAAAAGCCGATCAGCTTTATATGGAAATTGCGAGAGGAAATGCCACCAGGATTAATAGCTAAAGCGAATAAAACTGTGGTTTAG
- a CDS encoding (deoxy)nucleoside triphosphate pyrophosphohydrolase: MKKINVVGAIIISNEKILCAQRSDYKTLPSKWEFPGGKIELGETPQEALMREIIEEMNCIVEIGDQVVHTVHAYDFGEVHLTTFYCKLTKGEPLLTEHKAIKWLDPSELSSLDWAPADLPAVEKVVKEFSNL, translated from the coding sequence ATGAAAAAGATAAATGTAGTTGGCGCTATTATTATTTCTAACGAGAAAATCCTTTGTGCTCAACGAAGTGATTACAAAACACTTCCTTCTAAATGGGAGTTTCCAGGTGGGAAAATAGAATTAGGTGAAACGCCACAAGAAGCTTTAATGAGAGAGATTATAGAAGAGATGAATTGCATCGTTGAAATAGGAGATCAAGTTGTTCATACTGTACATGCGTATGACTTTGGTGAAGTTCATTTAACTACCTTTTATTGCAAGCTCACCAAAGGTGAACCACTGTTAACGGAGCATAAGGCTATCAAATGGTTAGACCCAAGTGAATTATCTTCATTAGATTGGGCACCAGCAGATTTACCAGCTGTTGAAAAAGTTGTAAAGGAATTTTCTAATTTATAA